A stretch of the Balearica regulorum gibbericeps isolate bBalReg1 chromosome 25, bBalReg1.pri, whole genome shotgun sequence genome encodes the following:
- the RPL10A gene encoding large ribosomal subunit protein uL1, translated as MSSKVSRDTLYEAVKEVLQGSKTKKRKFVETVELQISLKNYDPQKDKRFSGTVRLKSTPRPKFSVCLLGDQQHCDEAKAVDIPHMDIEALKKLNKNKKLVKKLAKKYDAFLASESLIKQIPRILGPGLNKAGKFPSLLTHNENLVAKVDEVKSTIKFQMKKVLCLAVAVGHVKMTEDELVYNIHLAINFLVSLLKKNWQNVRALYIKSTMGKPQRLY; from the exons ATGAG cagcaAGGTCTCCCGCGACACCCTGTACGAGGCGGTGaaggaggtgctgcagggcagcaagACCAAGAAGCGCAA GTTTGTGGAGACGGTGGAGCTGCAGATCAGCCTGAAGAACTACGACCCGCAGAAAGACAAGCGGTTCTCCGGCACCGTCAG GCTGAAGTCAACTCCACGGCCCAAGTTCTCGGTCTGCCTGCTAGGGGACCAGCAGCACTGCGATGAGGCCAAAGCGGTTGACATCCCTCACATGGACATAGAGGCTCTGAAGAAACTCAATAAAAACAAGAAGTTGGTGAAGAAATTGG CTAAGAAGTACGATGCCTTCCTGGCTTCCGAGTCCTTGATCAAGCAGATTCCTCGAATCCTGGGTCCAGGTCTGAACAAAGCTGGCAAATTCCCTTCTCTCCTCACTCACAATGAGAACCTGGTTGCCAAGGTTGATGAGGTCAAATCTACGATCAAATTTCAGATGAAGAAG GTGCTCTGTCTTGCTGTGGCTGTCGGTCACGTGAAGATGACAGAGGATGAACTTGTCTACAACATCCACCTGGCCATCAACTTCCTGGTGTCCTTGCTGAAGAAGAACTGGCAGAACGTGCGTGCTTTGTACATCAAAAGCACCATGGGGAAACCCCAGCGCCTGTACTAA
- the ZNF76 gene encoding zinc finger protein 76 isoform X1, whose amino-acid sequence MESLGLQAVTLSDGTTAYIQQAVKGEKLIEGQVIELEDGTTAYIHQVTVQKESVAFEDAQPVVLEDGSMAYIHNTVKESYEPSTFEAVQLEDGSTAYIHHPVIMPPGSTILEVQAETGLEELAGEEEDDAFDVETMNALKQYASKVSDEEEEGVTDTCHMKSEDSSNVLSQQDLQEEEVHSNEKGQQVGSRAFRCGYKGCGRLYTTAHHLKVHERAHTGDRPYTCDFPSCGKAFATGYGLKSHVRTHTGEKPYKCPEDMCGKAFKTSGDLQKHIRTHTGERPFKCPFVGCGRSFTTSNIRKVHIRTHTGERPYMCPEPNCGRGFTSATNYKNHMRIHTGEKPYLCTVPGCGKRFTEYSSLYKHHVVHTHCKPYTCNSCGKTYRQTSTLAMHKRSSHGELEATEESEQALYEQQQLEAAVGDRGSPLKSQHIAFLSEMEEEEEEDDDGMPTQVSLISQDGTEQVSLSQEDLQALGSAISMVTQSDALAVPEEELAGGDTHTVTVANTDGTEMQPVTIVTSGAVMSEESAITSLCHQQVALLATANGTHIAVQLEEQQSLEEAISMAAAAIQHEPVPLEAAVSENGC is encoded by the exons ATGGAGAGCTTGGGCTTGCAAGCAGTGACCCTTAGTGACGGGACGACAGCCTACATTCAGCAGGCTGTCAAAG gTGAAAAACTGATTGAAGGGCAAGTCATTGAACTTGAAGATGGGACCACAGCTTACATCCATCAGGTGACAGTTCAGAAAG agtCTGTGGCTTTTGAAGATGCTCAGCCAGTAGTGTTGGAAGATGGCAGTATGGCCTACATACACAACACAGTGAAAG AAAGTTATGAGCCCAGCACCTTTGAGGCTGTCCAGCTGGAGGATGGCTCCACTGCCTATATACATCATCCTGTCATCATGCCACCTGGCAGCACCATCCTGGAAGTGCAGGCAGAAACTGGGCTGGAGGAGTtggctggagaggaggaagacGATGCCTTTGATGTCGAGACCATGAATGCATTAAAGCAGTACGCCAGTAAG GTGTctgatgaggaagaggaaggagtgaCAGACACTTGCCATATGAAGAGTGAGGATTCCAGCAACGTCCTTTCCCAG CAGGatttgcaggaggaggaagtgcACAGCAATGAGAAGGGGCAGCAGGTTGGCAGCAGAGCTTTCCGTTGTGGATACAAAGGCTGTGGCCGCCTCTATACCACTGCCCACCATCTAAAG GTACATGAACGTGCTCACACAGGTGATCGGCCATATACCTGCGACTTCCCAAGCTGTGGGAAAGCATTTGCTACAG GGTATGGGCTGAAGAGCCATGTGAGAACACATACCGGTGAGAAACCGTACAAGTGTCCAGAAGACATGTGTGGCAAAGCTTTCAAAACCTCTGGGGATCTACAGAAACACATCCGGACACACACAG GTGAGCGTCCCTTCAAGTGCCCGTTTGTGGGCTGTGGCCGCTCTTTTACCACATCCAACATCCGCAAGGTTCACATCCGAACGCACACAGGCGAGCGGCCGTACATGTGTCCGGAGCCCAACTGTGGAAGGGGCTTCACCAGTGCCACCAACTACAAGAACCACATGAGAATCCACACAG GAGAGAAGCCGTACTTGTGCACCGTGCCGGGCTGTGGAAAGCGTTTCACGGAGTACTCCAGCCTCTACAAGCACCACGTGGTCCACACACACTGCAAGCCCTACACCTGCAATAGTTGTGGCAAGACCTACCGCCAGACCTCCACGCTGGCCATGCACAAGCGCAGCAGCCACGGCGAGCTGGAGGCCACGGAGGAGAGCGAACAGGCCCTCTAcgaacagcagcagctggagg CTGCTGTTGGTGACAGAGGCTCCCCCCTGAAGAGCCAGCATATTGCTTTTCTGTCagagatggaggaagaggaagaggaagatgacgATGGTATGCCTACGCAGGTCTCACTTATCTCTCAGGATGGGACAGAGCAG GTCAGTTTGTCGCAGGAAGATCTGCAGGCCCTGGGTAGTGCAATCAGCATGGTGACGCAGAGCGATGCCCTCGCCGTGCCCGAGGAAGAGCTGGCAGGTGGCGACACACACACCGTGACTGTGGCCAACACGGATGGCACCGAGATGCAGCCG GTTACCATAGTCACTTCTGGGGCAGTCATGTCTGAAGAGTCAGCCATCACGTCCCTCTGTCATCAGCAGGTGGCATTGCTGGCTACCGCCAATGGCACCCACATCGCAGTGCAG TTagaagagcagcagagcctggaggAAGCCATCAGCATGGCCGCAGCAGCAATCCAGCATGAACCTGTACCACTTGAGGCAGCCGTGTCTGAGAATGGGTGCTGA
- the ZNF76 gene encoding zinc finger protein 76 isoform X2 produces the protein MESLGLQAVTLSDGTTAYIQQAVKGEKLIEGQVIELEDGTTAYIHQVTVQKESVAFEDAQPVVLEDGSMAYIHNTVKESYEPSTFEAVQLEDGSTAYIHHPVIMPPGSTILEVQAETGLEELAGEEEDDAFDVETMNALKQYASKVSDEEEEGVTDTCHMKSEDSSNVLSQDLQEEEVHSNEKGQQVGSRAFRCGYKGCGRLYTTAHHLKVHERAHTGDRPYTCDFPSCGKAFATGYGLKSHVRTHTGEKPYKCPEDMCGKAFKTSGDLQKHIRTHTGERPFKCPFVGCGRSFTTSNIRKVHIRTHTGERPYMCPEPNCGRGFTSATNYKNHMRIHTGEKPYLCTVPGCGKRFTEYSSLYKHHVVHTHCKPYTCNSCGKTYRQTSTLAMHKRSSHGELEATEESEQALYEQQQLEAAVGDRGSPLKSQHIAFLSEMEEEEEEDDDGMPTQVSLISQDGTEQVSLSQEDLQALGSAISMVTQSDALAVPEEELAGGDTHTVTVANTDGTEMQPVTIVTSGAVMSEESAITSLCHQQVALLATANGTHIAVQLEEQQSLEEAISMAAAAIQHEPVPLEAAVSENGC, from the exons ATGGAGAGCTTGGGCTTGCAAGCAGTGACCCTTAGTGACGGGACGACAGCCTACATTCAGCAGGCTGTCAAAG gTGAAAAACTGATTGAAGGGCAAGTCATTGAACTTGAAGATGGGACCACAGCTTACATCCATCAGGTGACAGTTCAGAAAG agtCTGTGGCTTTTGAAGATGCTCAGCCAGTAGTGTTGGAAGATGGCAGTATGGCCTACATACACAACACAGTGAAAG AAAGTTATGAGCCCAGCACCTTTGAGGCTGTCCAGCTGGAGGATGGCTCCACTGCCTATATACATCATCCTGTCATCATGCCACCTGGCAGCACCATCCTGGAAGTGCAGGCAGAAACTGGGCTGGAGGAGTtggctggagaggaggaagacGATGCCTTTGATGTCGAGACCATGAATGCATTAAAGCAGTACGCCAGTAAG GTGTctgatgaggaagaggaaggagtgaCAGACACTTGCCATATGAAGAGTGAGGATTCCAGCAACGTCCTTTCCCAG GatttgcaggaggaggaagtgcACAGCAATGAGAAGGGGCAGCAGGTTGGCAGCAGAGCTTTCCGTTGTGGATACAAAGGCTGTGGCCGCCTCTATACCACTGCCCACCATCTAAAG GTACATGAACGTGCTCACACAGGTGATCGGCCATATACCTGCGACTTCCCAAGCTGTGGGAAAGCATTTGCTACAG GGTATGGGCTGAAGAGCCATGTGAGAACACATACCGGTGAGAAACCGTACAAGTGTCCAGAAGACATGTGTGGCAAAGCTTTCAAAACCTCTGGGGATCTACAGAAACACATCCGGACACACACAG GTGAGCGTCCCTTCAAGTGCCCGTTTGTGGGCTGTGGCCGCTCTTTTACCACATCCAACATCCGCAAGGTTCACATCCGAACGCACACAGGCGAGCGGCCGTACATGTGTCCGGAGCCCAACTGTGGAAGGGGCTTCACCAGTGCCACCAACTACAAGAACCACATGAGAATCCACACAG GAGAGAAGCCGTACTTGTGCACCGTGCCGGGCTGTGGAAAGCGTTTCACGGAGTACTCCAGCCTCTACAAGCACCACGTGGTCCACACACACTGCAAGCCCTACACCTGCAATAGTTGTGGCAAGACCTACCGCCAGACCTCCACGCTGGCCATGCACAAGCGCAGCAGCCACGGCGAGCTGGAGGCCACGGAGGAGAGCGAACAGGCCCTCTAcgaacagcagcagctggagg CTGCTGTTGGTGACAGAGGCTCCCCCCTGAAGAGCCAGCATATTGCTTTTCTGTCagagatggaggaagaggaagaggaagatgacgATGGTATGCCTACGCAGGTCTCACTTATCTCTCAGGATGGGACAGAGCAG GTCAGTTTGTCGCAGGAAGATCTGCAGGCCCTGGGTAGTGCAATCAGCATGGTGACGCAGAGCGATGCCCTCGCCGTGCCCGAGGAAGAGCTGGCAGGTGGCGACACACACACCGTGACTGTGGCCAACACGGATGGCACCGAGATGCAGCCG GTTACCATAGTCACTTCTGGGGCAGTCATGTCTGAAGAGTCAGCCATCACGTCCCTCTGTCATCAGCAGGTGGCATTGCTGGCTACCGCCAATGGCACCCACATCGCAGTGCAG TTagaagagcagcagagcctggaggAAGCCATCAGCATGGCCGCAGCAGCAATCCAGCATGAACCTGTACCACTTGAGGCAGCCGTGTCTGAGAATGGGTGCTGA
- the ZNF76 gene encoding zinc finger protein 76 isoform X4, producing MESLGLQAVTLSDGTTAYIQQAVKGEKLIEGQVIELEDGTTAYIHQVTVQKESVAFEDAQPVVLEDGSMAYIHNTVKESYEPSTFEAVQLEDGSTAYIHHPVIMPPGSTILEVQAETGLEELAGEEEDDAFDVETMNALKQYASKVSDEEEEGVTDTCHMKSEDSSNVLSQDLQEEEVHSNEKGQQVGSRAFRCGYKGCGRLYTTAHHLKVHERAHTGDRPYTCDFPSCGKAFATGYGLKSHVRTHTGEKPYKCPEDMCGKAFKTSGDLQKHIRTHTGEKPYLCTVPGCGKRFTEYSSLYKHHVVHTHCKPYTCNSCGKTYRQTSTLAMHKRSSHGELEATEESEQALYEQQQLEAAVGDRGSPLKSQHIAFLSEMEEEEEEDDDGMPTQVSLISQDGTEQVSLSQEDLQALGSAISMVTQSDALAVPEEELAGGDTHTVTVANTDGTEMQPVTIVTSGAVMSEESAITSLCHQQVALLATANGTHIAVQLEEQQSLEEAISMAAAAIQHEPVPLEAAVSENGC from the exons ATGGAGAGCTTGGGCTTGCAAGCAGTGACCCTTAGTGACGGGACGACAGCCTACATTCAGCAGGCTGTCAAAG gTGAAAAACTGATTGAAGGGCAAGTCATTGAACTTGAAGATGGGACCACAGCTTACATCCATCAGGTGACAGTTCAGAAAG agtCTGTGGCTTTTGAAGATGCTCAGCCAGTAGTGTTGGAAGATGGCAGTATGGCCTACATACACAACACAGTGAAAG AAAGTTATGAGCCCAGCACCTTTGAGGCTGTCCAGCTGGAGGATGGCTCCACTGCCTATATACATCATCCTGTCATCATGCCACCTGGCAGCACCATCCTGGAAGTGCAGGCAGAAACTGGGCTGGAGGAGTtggctggagaggaggaagacGATGCCTTTGATGTCGAGACCATGAATGCATTAAAGCAGTACGCCAGTAAG GTGTctgatgaggaagaggaaggagtgaCAGACACTTGCCATATGAAGAGTGAGGATTCCAGCAACGTCCTTTCCCAG GatttgcaggaggaggaagtgcACAGCAATGAGAAGGGGCAGCAGGTTGGCAGCAGAGCTTTCCGTTGTGGATACAAAGGCTGTGGCCGCCTCTATACCACTGCCCACCATCTAAAG GTACATGAACGTGCTCACACAGGTGATCGGCCATATACCTGCGACTTCCCAAGCTGTGGGAAAGCATTTGCTACAG GGTATGGGCTGAAGAGCCATGTGAGAACACATACCGGTGAGAAACCGTACAAGTGTCCAGAAGACATGTGTGGCAAAGCTTTCAAAACCTCTGGGGATCTACAGAAACACATCCGGACACACACAG GAGAGAAGCCGTACTTGTGCACCGTGCCGGGCTGTGGAAAGCGTTTCACGGAGTACTCCAGCCTCTACAAGCACCACGTGGTCCACACACACTGCAAGCCCTACACCTGCAATAGTTGTGGCAAGACCTACCGCCAGACCTCCACGCTGGCCATGCACAAGCGCAGCAGCCACGGCGAGCTGGAGGCCACGGAGGAGAGCGAACAGGCCCTCTAcgaacagcagcagctggagg CTGCTGTTGGTGACAGAGGCTCCCCCCTGAAGAGCCAGCATATTGCTTTTCTGTCagagatggaggaagaggaagaggaagatgacgATGGTATGCCTACGCAGGTCTCACTTATCTCTCAGGATGGGACAGAGCAG GTCAGTTTGTCGCAGGAAGATCTGCAGGCCCTGGGTAGTGCAATCAGCATGGTGACGCAGAGCGATGCCCTCGCCGTGCCCGAGGAAGAGCTGGCAGGTGGCGACACACACACCGTGACTGTGGCCAACACGGATGGCACCGAGATGCAGCCG GTTACCATAGTCACTTCTGGGGCAGTCATGTCTGAAGAGTCAGCCATCACGTCCCTCTGTCATCAGCAGGTGGCATTGCTGGCTACCGCCAATGGCACCCACATCGCAGTGCAG TTagaagagcagcagagcctggaggAAGCCATCAGCATGGCCGCAGCAGCAATCCAGCATGAACCTGTACCACTTGAGGCAGCCGTGTCTGAGAATGGGTGCTGA
- the ZNF76 gene encoding zinc finger protein 76 isoform X3: MESLGLQAVTLSDGTTAYIQQAVKGEKLIEGQVIELEDGTTAYIHQVTVQKESVAFEDAQPVVLEDGSMAYIHNTVKESYEPSTFEAVQLEDGSTAYIHHPVIMPPGSTILEVQAETGLEELAGEEEDDAFDVETMNALKQYASKVSDEEEEGVTDTCHMKSEDSSNVLSQQDLQEEEVHSNEKGQQVGSRAFRCGYKGCGRLYTTAHHLKVHERAHTGDRPYTCDFPSCGKAFATGYGLKSHVRTHTGEKPYKCPEDMCGKAFKTSGDLQKHIRTHTGEKPYLCTVPGCGKRFTEYSSLYKHHVVHTHCKPYTCNSCGKTYRQTSTLAMHKRSSHGELEATEESEQALYEQQQLEAAVGDRGSPLKSQHIAFLSEMEEEEEEDDDGMPTQVSLISQDGTEQVSLSQEDLQALGSAISMVTQSDALAVPEEELAGGDTHTVTVANTDGTEMQPVTIVTSGAVMSEESAITSLCHQQVALLATANGTHIAVQLEEQQSLEEAISMAAAAIQHEPVPLEAAVSENGC, encoded by the exons ATGGAGAGCTTGGGCTTGCAAGCAGTGACCCTTAGTGACGGGACGACAGCCTACATTCAGCAGGCTGTCAAAG gTGAAAAACTGATTGAAGGGCAAGTCATTGAACTTGAAGATGGGACCACAGCTTACATCCATCAGGTGACAGTTCAGAAAG agtCTGTGGCTTTTGAAGATGCTCAGCCAGTAGTGTTGGAAGATGGCAGTATGGCCTACATACACAACACAGTGAAAG AAAGTTATGAGCCCAGCACCTTTGAGGCTGTCCAGCTGGAGGATGGCTCCACTGCCTATATACATCATCCTGTCATCATGCCACCTGGCAGCACCATCCTGGAAGTGCAGGCAGAAACTGGGCTGGAGGAGTtggctggagaggaggaagacGATGCCTTTGATGTCGAGACCATGAATGCATTAAAGCAGTACGCCAGTAAG GTGTctgatgaggaagaggaaggagtgaCAGACACTTGCCATATGAAGAGTGAGGATTCCAGCAACGTCCTTTCCCAG CAGGatttgcaggaggaggaagtgcACAGCAATGAGAAGGGGCAGCAGGTTGGCAGCAGAGCTTTCCGTTGTGGATACAAAGGCTGTGGCCGCCTCTATACCACTGCCCACCATCTAAAG GTACATGAACGTGCTCACACAGGTGATCGGCCATATACCTGCGACTTCCCAAGCTGTGGGAAAGCATTTGCTACAG GGTATGGGCTGAAGAGCCATGTGAGAACACATACCGGTGAGAAACCGTACAAGTGTCCAGAAGACATGTGTGGCAAAGCTTTCAAAACCTCTGGGGATCTACAGAAACACATCCGGACACACACAG GAGAGAAGCCGTACTTGTGCACCGTGCCGGGCTGTGGAAAGCGTTTCACGGAGTACTCCAGCCTCTACAAGCACCACGTGGTCCACACACACTGCAAGCCCTACACCTGCAATAGTTGTGGCAAGACCTACCGCCAGACCTCCACGCTGGCCATGCACAAGCGCAGCAGCCACGGCGAGCTGGAGGCCACGGAGGAGAGCGAACAGGCCCTCTAcgaacagcagcagctggagg CTGCTGTTGGTGACAGAGGCTCCCCCCTGAAGAGCCAGCATATTGCTTTTCTGTCagagatggaggaagaggaagaggaagatgacgATGGTATGCCTACGCAGGTCTCACTTATCTCTCAGGATGGGACAGAGCAG GTCAGTTTGTCGCAGGAAGATCTGCAGGCCCTGGGTAGTGCAATCAGCATGGTGACGCAGAGCGATGCCCTCGCCGTGCCCGAGGAAGAGCTGGCAGGTGGCGACACACACACCGTGACTGTGGCCAACACGGATGGCACCGAGATGCAGCCG GTTACCATAGTCACTTCTGGGGCAGTCATGTCTGAAGAGTCAGCCATCACGTCCCTCTGTCATCAGCAGGTGGCATTGCTGGCTACCGCCAATGGCACCCACATCGCAGTGCAG TTagaagagcagcagagcctggaggAAGCCATCAGCATGGCCGCAGCAGCAATCCAGCATGAACCTGTACCACTTGAGGCAGCCGTGTCTGAGAATGGGTGCTGA